In Lycium ferocissimum isolate CSIRO_LF1 chromosome 11, AGI_CSIRO_Lferr_CH_V1, whole genome shotgun sequence, a single genomic region encodes these proteins:
- the LOC132038146 gene encoding putative zinc finger A20 and AN1 domain-containing stress-associated protein 8: MTSGDNAEKPSPCARGCGFYGTPRNHNLCSQYYKAFLKEQAAKDALALPENISSLTIKTGKDDLSTMKTKTKRCIVCKKKVGLIGFSCKCGEIFCRSHRYPEEHACMFDFKSIGRANLVKENPLCKADKLEHRI; encoded by the coding sequence ATGACTTCTGGTGACAATGCTGAAAAACCAAGTCCATGTGCAAGGGGTTGCGGCTTCTATGGAACCCCAAGGAATCACAATCTTTGTTCTCAATACTACAAAGCTTTCTTGAAAGAACAAGCCGCCAAGGATGCATTAGCTTTACCTGAAAATATATCTTCTCTTACTATTAAAACAGGAAAAGATGATTTGTCGACAATGAAGACGAAAACAAAGAGGTGCATTGTTTGCAAGAAGAAAGTGGGATTAATAGGGTTCAGTTGTAAGTGTGGTGAAATATTTTGCAGGAGTCATAGGTATCCGGAGGAACATGCATGCATGTTCGATTTCAAGTCTATAGGCCGTGCGAATTTGGTTAAGGAAAATCCTCTCTGCAAAGCTGATAAACTTGAGCATAGGATCTAA